TAAAATTTTGATCATTGATTTAACTAACAATTTTttaatgcatgtcataaaaattatatcattggattcgtatttggacatagttttcaatgatattaTTTTTGCTACGTATAACTTATATTTTATTACTTCAAATTATGATTAAAATATGATTCTAAATACGAGGGATAATAAATTACTAGAACGGAAGTATCGTGATAGAAAGACTATACTTTATACGAGTCTATAAGACAGGAGGTGTTTGTTCGGACTACTAGTCTACTTGGTATGTCGGTCAAGCCCAGTCGGCGGACCAGTTGGAGGTGTTTTTGGCCTTCCGCGTCTCACGCTGAAACCTCGTGTAAAACCCCAGGTTTAGGGTTCCGGAGCAAGCGCGAGAACCATCAACTCGCAAGAATCGACCCTGAATTACAAGTGAATCAAGGCCCGGAAGCAATAGCTGCGCCGTGGTGATCCCCTCCTTCGCTGTCGCTCAGGTGGACGGGAGGAGTTCGCTGTTCGCTCGAGAGGGAGGTGGGCCATCTCACCGCCGACGAATCGACCAAAGGCCGGCAACGTGAGTTGTTAAATCTGAGATTTTGTGACGGCTCCGTCTTCGCCGTCCCTCCTGCCTCCGACCCTTGGGTTGTCCCCCTCGTCTCCCCTGCAGCTTCTGGCGCACACCACCGGTTCGACGGAATGCCTCGCACAAGCACGGCCAAGAAAGCATTAAAGTCCTGCGACGAGGACCGGATCAGCAACCTGCCGGACGACATCCTGCACCATGTCCTTGGCTTCCTGCATGCAGATGAGGCAGTGCGCACCTGCCTGCTCTCCCGGCGCTGGCGCTACCTTTGGAAATTCATGCGCCGTCTTCGCATCAACGACGTGGGGAGGAGGGGGAAGAGCACCACCGACGTTTTCCTTAACAAGTTCATGAGCTACCTGCTGCTCCTCCGAGACCCTGGCTCGACTCTAGATGAGGTTGAGATCGAGTATGATAATTTGATTGACAATCGCCATTTTAACTACGGTTGTCCTTGGGTCGACATTTGGATCCGACATGCTTTGTCATGCCAAGCTCAGGTGCTCACTGTCAAGCTCCATAAGGAGGCGCACTTCCATGTGTGTTTGGAGGCCCCTCTGGTCTCCCAGCATTTGAGAAGATTGGAGATTTATGAAGTGCAATTGAAAAGCAACTTCCTGAATTTTTCAAGCTGTTCAGCATTGGAGGAGCTAAAGATAAAAGACTGCAACTTAAAAACTAACAGAATATTGTCCCAGTCTTTAAAGCATCTGAGCATCACTGGATCTGCTTTCTTATCTCAACGCCGGATTTGTATTTCTGTCCCAAATCTCGTTTCGCTGCAACTCATAAACAATCGAACTGCAACCCCATTGCTTGAAAGCATGCCGTCACTAGAAACTGCAGTGATCAGGTATGACTACTACACCAGCGAGTACTGTCACAACGGTGTTGCTGGGGAATGTTGTGGTATTTGTGCAGATTGCTGTGGTAATGATGACCACAATGGTGGGTGCATACTTCTTCGAGGTCTATCTCATTCTAGAAACTTGGCGTTGATACAAGCTAATCCGCGGACAGTAAACGAACTTGCATATACTTCCATCTTAATTTTTAATCCAAATGTGTTCAGAGATCTCTACAATTGTCTCCATCAGGATCTTTATCCATCTTTACATATCAGCTAGTTACTAACAAAAAAGGTGTGTAGCCACACATATGCCACCAGATAAGCTCTTATGTTTCATTGTGCACATATTAGAAATTGTTGATATTATGCTACTGCACTTTGAGTCCGATGCTGTTCTAGTTGCAAAGGTCATGTGATATTGAGAATAACCATTTATACCACATATTCATGATCCGAATTCATGAATAATGATCAACATTTCGCAAATAAATGTTGAGAGAGTTGCTAATTACGATATGCTGACATTGCATGCATCTTTCTCCAAAACAAATTCTATAGGTTTGAGTTTTAAATGTTTATTATCTTTATCAAAAGGTTCGAAGCACTTCGGTACCATTGCATTGTGGAATTTAAAACTAGATCCTGAACCGTTactgttttgcattttgttcagtTTATTTTTAAAAGGGATTTAAGATGGTGCCCTACATTTAGCAAGTTAAAGAATTTGTTGCTGAATGGCTGGTGTGTGCAACCTGACCTCCGTGGACTAGTTTCTATTCTTGAACATTCACCGATTCTTGAGAATCTGACGCTTCAACTGTGCAAGGTATATCTTTTTTAAATGGACAGTCGCAGAGTTGCTGTAGTACAGTTTTCATGAATGATTGATGGTTATTGGTGAAATGTTTTTCTCTGCTGCAGCAACAAAAAACTACAGGTGCATTAGAAGTGGAAGAGAATCCTGGTTTGATGGAGAAACCCGGTGCTATTTCAGGATACCTGAAGATTATCAGAGTCCGGAAAGGTGTGATGGAACCCGGGTGTGCCGACACCCGATTATCTCGTCCGATTCGCCGAGTACAAGATTCGTGCCACTTACTTTACAGGTGCAGAATCTTTGCAATACCAGGCTAATTAGCAGGCTTTATTTAATAAGGAGACAAAGAGCGACGGGAGGTGAGACAAGGCTGGCAGGACTAGGCCTGGCAGGAGGTCTTGCAGCCCACGCGGTGCTCGTTGAAGTGACAGCACACAGAGACGGTGCATGCGCCCAGCGGCCTCACATGAGATTCCCTTGAGTACACCAAGCTGATGGATGCACCCATTCATATCACAAGAGATTCCCATTTGCCACCTGTTGTTCAGCTTGTTCAGTCCGTTCAACTTGCTCTCTCTTCTTTCAGCTTGCTCATTTAGCTTTGTCAGAACAACGCGTAGCCCCATCTTCTAGCTAGGTCACTGTTCAGCCACTAAAGGAGTCAAAGtgaagggtaacgcagcagaaaacaaaaaatttctgacctacacaccagcccaggaccattatggagactgcatacaaggtttgatctttttcgttaccgactcgtagcgcagcgggaagtagagtcgatgacgatcggcggtgcagatccccgcagctaggatttacaacctcccaaccgcgaggatgtataccctcatctggtcctcagacagccctccgggaggcggtcgaacagtcccccggacggtgtcgcggacagcccttcgggaggaccttcgaaactcgaacggtcactcgaacagcccttcgggaggaccttcgaaactcggacggtcacacggacagcccttcgggaggcactcacgaactaagaccgaaactacgatctctctacagagttgcacacatacggtgtcatctatccggcagggcttcgccgtccagaactagttcccaccggaacccagacagcctttcggctctacgaaactatttcgctgggagggagagagaagccagatcatgcatggcacttgtatgtgagaagggatgatcctttaggcagccccctccacccctatttataggccaagcccaagggtggcttctccaagaagccaaggggggaaataccaaaaaggccctcaaggtggcttctccaagaagccaagcaaaaagcactttcactattcatgacgacatttttcagcgtccgttcgaactgaaaatatttatgtgggctcagaacatttccagtacccactaaaataattttcaacgcgttccgaaacaatttcggtttagtgattttcatctgcgaaaagcaaacaagaatgcgttttcactattcatgaagacaatttttcgcgtccactaaatccgaaaatatttctgtgggtcttggaataattccagtacccactaaaatgattttggattcgttctgaaacagtttcagattagtgaatttcatctgcgaaaaacagccaaagcggtaccggcagctccgaaacattttcggtttttatttctgaaaattccaaaaagtttctagaaagattctggcaccctccaagaattatcaggcatgtgccgaaaccattttgacttaatggcataccccgaaacaactttttcggtttcaccgaaactcatccggtgacctctctctgcggaacttttccgctgtccgaaacttttcggtgtccgaaactttttcggtgattttctctcagactccttgtctagtattcagcagatagatgacccttaagcgtgtgaccctataggttcggtgaagtatagacatgacccggaaccccttccgatcaatgatcaacatcggagccgtggacacccatattgacccctatacccacacgaatgaatattcgagtgaacctccagttgcagtgagctattcctgttgcttcgcgatatgttacaaattcccgaggtgagacatgttggcattcccgtggatcaacaacttgtccactatgctagttacctcgttaccggtattgttctcttttctcgttatcgtgttccagcatccccgtgatcaaatcacaaagtgtctggccagacgatgatggatactgtaacaccgagagggcccgagtatatctctccatcgtcggaggagcaaatcccaatcttgagctatcaagctACTTAacactttcccatgaacccgtaagccgccgtaatagccatccagttacggttgacgtttaacaaaccccaaagttcatgaagcaagcatgaagaaactcgatactctcatggtctaaggaattatgcaaacattaactatctctgtgttataaaccattaacttgtgacgaatgtatctcatagcataacatcaattctggtcgattcaacacaaatgtccttcctggcattgtgccctcaaagttgcttggcatagacatgcccatgattgggaaaacataatcatcatgcaacacttgagctagtcttagaggcacgactaggaatacaatttatcgtttattattccacacgtgcatatgggttctccccagagcctttatggatatacgggctcgggaaccacaacagttatagcatggaacataaacataatatgaactcggagataaataatatcatttattattgcctctagggcatatctcctacagactcccacttgcactagactcaataatctagttaatgctaatgcactttacacctatggcatactggtgtaaaaaatgcttcacatgtggtatagcctgatgtccatcggatctgacaacttcagctccatgtgtatctctgcatatcctcacattttcatgctttcacaaaatccatattttgtgtggacttggctttgtatatatgtgaatcattggtcgaaacctgattcctcagactgagttatggagcaaccaTCTGCAATAGTGTCCATTGACCAAAAccttcttggaaccatactaagttcatgaatgaactatatgattcaacatctttgtctttgtcgcttctaaagcggcaacatacttcgcctctgttatagaattcgccacagtaacttgtttggaacaatttccaactaatgtgccaccatattgtgtattacacgaaacccttaacttaaatcaaaaatcgcatggagaaaagatgatgactgtatcgatgtaacattttacaacgaactcttcatgatctccgcttgcgagaaaacatatcatcagtacttactctagtactcaatgacatctttgactgttgtcccatgatcagtaatttgatcactttggtatccatactcgcaacaccttgggagtatcggacatatctggttgttttacataccatggaatacatgattaatccaaacacaagagtgtgtggaatctccatcatgtattttactcatcagtgttttgggacaccgagtattgcaaaaactctttccatgtgacttcggcaagaatcactccttggcgttttaatgctaaaaggttttagcatcttgtcaatatgtattcattgcttagccccattaggtaaatctatctccatagatcatcatgcctaatattgaggctatttagcctaagcacttcatcgaaaaactattttcaaatgaagtcctaattcgtgtcaagaaatttatttccaattaccaatgtgccaagcacataaggtttttagaaatattattacgctcccacttactttcttgaattacaagcatcttcgttacccattgatgaagtcaaacccctttgaccatttcatcaaagcacgaagattccaactccattttgctttcttctgtccatcgctggaactctaaagtttgcacccttactagcatcctctggatagacaaaatgccttggactataacacatgcaagtccttggtttcatttccatcagatggaaatcctattgtcatccatgtttcatatctcatgattgaaatatgtattaattgctagttcaacccgaaccgactttaagcatcactacgatgaaaacaacctcatcgtagtcaactcttgaacttgttatttcaacaagtcgagctttatggataaaacatttttatccgtatcagttttaagttccataaatatcgttagactctaagtcttccgaaaggtgtatcaaggttttaatcttgaatcacttatatggaaactaactcgggttgtattggcatttagccaattctggagtcagggcccatcaacgcttccttgtgtatcgtaggtataatgttgtctaacaacaatatctcgtttgcgcacctgagaggtttgcacgagcctttcccacgtggttcagctgcaagttcgaccgaagttcatacattttattgtagagacttccgtatcagtcgcagtaggaaactctggaattacttccaaggtctctttcctttgatctgatgacgaagatactgtttatctcgtcgagttgcactattctcccactcacctttttcaaagaaccattctctttaaaagcacatcGTTTCACgacaaaactatttgcctcggtatagtgagggaggaatacccaacattttggtataacctacaaagtagcacttgtctgatttggaataggtttgtaaccttttacacaaggcccatattccaaatgttaagaaaagatataacatggttgggcgtaccataccatggcttcatttcaacaggcccgatgtagctcttttcagtgtaaaagccgcagtctctaaagcatcacttcaa
The sequence above is a segment of the Aegilops tauschii subsp. strangulata cultivar AL8/78 chromosome 6, Aet v6.0, whole genome shotgun sequence genome. Coding sequences within it:
- the LOC109754018 gene encoding putative FBD-associated F-box protein At5g56820 gives rise to the protein MPRTSTAKKALKSCDEDRISNLPDDILHHVLGFLHADEAVRTCLLSRRWRYLWKFMRRLRINDVGRRGKSTTDVFLNKFMSYLLLLRDPGSTLDEVEIEYDNLIDNRHFNYGCPWVDIWIRHALSCQAQVLTVKLHKEAHFHVCLEAPLVSQHLRRLEIYEVQLKSNFLNFSSCSALEELKIKDCNLKTNRILSQSLKHLSITGSAFLSQRRICISVPNLVSLQLINNRTATPLLESMPSLETAVIRYDYYTSEYCHNGVAGECCGICADCCEIVDIMLLHFESDAVLVAKFIFKRDLRWCPTFSKLKNLLLNGWCVQPDLRGLVSILEHSPILENLTLQLCKVH